Proteins from a single region of Natrinema salifodinae:
- a CDS encoding DUF7095 family protein → MSGFDRSDAVDRLERLVDTVEDERMPVPVREVWAFGDVALGLDPVERLDVYVTKDILVRDDSEPAARGGGDDDGNGNRDTSDATADPNERFHESHGVEGVGKSVRGDWAREHPEYLRANKNGHAAPERCLAAHLLDDDEPIHLEVCNSPFEDNVTQRLRGAQLREDYTQLLDPRGVCLWAEGTRSDEAFRKLRESELALPTLSAALEMLGMDEAEADQAARELHAWRERQNGVTVRGDVV, encoded by the coding sequence ATGAGTGGATTTGACCGCAGTGACGCGGTCGACCGCCTCGAGCGGCTCGTCGACACCGTCGAAGACGAGCGGATGCCGGTCCCCGTCCGTGAGGTGTGGGCCTTCGGCGACGTCGCGCTCGGGCTCGATCCCGTCGAGCGCTTGGACGTGTACGTCACCAAGGACATTCTCGTACGCGACGACAGCGAACCGGCCGCGCGTGGCGGTGGGGACGACGACGGAAACGGAAACAGAGACACGTCGGACGCGACCGCGGACCCGAACGAGCGGTTCCACGAGTCCCACGGCGTCGAGGGCGTCGGCAAGTCCGTCCGGGGCGACTGGGCCCGCGAGCATCCCGAGTACCTCCGAGCGAACAAAAACGGCCACGCCGCGCCCGAGCGGTGCCTCGCCGCCCACCTCCTCGACGACGACGAACCGATTCACCTCGAGGTCTGTAACTCCCCGTTCGAGGACAACGTCACCCAGCGACTCCGAGGCGCGCAACTCCGCGAGGACTACACGCAACTGCTCGACCCCCGCGGAGTTTGCCTCTGGGCCGAGGGCACCCGCAGCGACGAGGCGTTTCGAAAGCTTCGGGAGAGCGAACTCGCGCTCCCGACGCTGTCGGCCGCCCTCGAGATGCTCGGGATGGACGAGGCCGAAGCCGACCAGGCGGCCCGAGAACTCCACGCCTGGCGCGAGCGCCAGAACGGCGTGACGGTTCGCGGTGACGTCGTTTGA